GTGACGGACGTCCCACCGATGGCCTTCACGAGGGTTCAGGTGGCGACCGTGGCGGCGGCCTTCGCCGAGGTCGGTCTGCTGGGTGACCAGGCGGTCGTCCGGGGGCGGCGGGCCGGCAACGTGATCGTGCTCGCCGGCCGGGTTCCGCCGCTGCGGATGAGCCGCGACGAGCGCCTGTTGCGGGAAGGTGAACTTGTCGTGTTTTCCAGCGGCGCGCGGCCCCGGATGGATGCGAAACGGTAGGGGGACTCCGGTAGGTTTGGCGGCATCGGCGATCGGCCGTTTCAAACGCTCCACTCCGGAGAAGTCAAAGGACGACCGCGGTGGTTTTTCCGGTCGCCGGGTCCTGCTGAGCCCCTCTGACTACGGTGGAGATCATGACCGGTCGCTTCCCCATCGAAGACGTGACGCCGGCTGTGTCCGGTGGCCGCTACCCCGCGAAGGCGGTGGTCGGTGAACTGGTGCCGGTTTCCGCGGTGTCCTATCGCGAAGGTCACCACGCACTCGGTGTGAATGTGGTATGGCGTGGCCCCGACGGCCAGACCAAGCCGTTCACCCGGATGACCCCCGGCACGCCGGGACTGGACCAGTGGCACGCGACGATCCGGCCGGACGAGGTCGGGCGGTGGACGTTCACGGTGGAGGCGTTCGACGACCCGTACCGGACGTGGCGCGACGCCGTGGTGAAGAAGATCGGCGCCGGGCAGGGCGCTGAGGATCTGGCGAACGACATCGCCGAGGGCGCCGAGATCCTCGACCTGGCCACCAAGATCGTGCCGACCGAGCACGAGGAGCGGGTGCGGGCCGCGGCCGCCGCGCTGCGCGACCAGCAGCGCTCGCTGTTCGCCCGGGTGACCCCGGCGCTGGACCTGGAGGAGCTGCTCTGGCACAACCCGGTGCGGCACCTGGTCACCACCACCCGGTCGTTCGCCCTCTGGGTGGATCGCCCGCGGGCGCTGTACTCGGCGTGGTATGAGTTCTTCCCTCGGTCGGAGGGCGCCGAGATCGGCCCGGACGCGACGCCCATCAGGCACGGCACCTTCCAGACGGCCGCCCTTCGCCTGCCCGCCATCGCGGAGATGGGCTTCAACGTCGTGTATCTGCCGCCGATCCACCCCATCGGCAAGATCAACCGGAAGGGGCGGAACAACACGCTGGTCGCCCGGCCGGAGGACGTCGGCTCGCCGTGGGCGATCGGGTCCGACGAGGGTGGGCACGACGCGATCCACCCGCAGCTCGGCACGCTGGAAGATTTCATCGCCTTCCGTGAGAAGGCGGAGGAACTGGGTATGGAGGTGGCGCTGGACCTGGCCCTCCAGGCCGCGCCGGACCACCCGTGGGTGCGCGAGCACCCCGAGTTCTTCACCACCAAGGCGGACGGCACCATCGCGTACGCCGAGAACCCGCCCAAGAAGTATCAGGACATCTACCCGATCAACTGGGACAACGACTACCGCACGCTGCGCGACGAGGTCTACCGCGTGGTGATGCACTGGGTGAACGCCGGCGTGAAGATCTTCCGCGTCGACAACCCGCACACCAAGGCCGTCAACTTCTGGCAGTGGCTGATCCCGAAGGTCAAGGAGACCAACCCGGACGTGCTGTTCCTGGCCGAGGCGTTCACCCGGCCGGCCATGATGAACGGGCTCGGCAAGATCGGCTTCACCCAGTCGTACACGTACTTCACGTGGCGTACCACCGCGCCCGAGATGCGCGAGTACATGCAGCAACTGCTTCAGTCGATCGACTGGATGCGCCCGAACTTCTGGCCCAACACCCCGGACATCCTGCACGAGACGTTGCAGCACGGCGGGCCGCCGATGTTCAAGATCCGTGCGGTGCTGGCCTCGATGCTCACCCCGTCCTGGGGCATCTACTCCGGGTACGAGCTGTTCGAGCACGTGGCCCGGCCCGGCTCGGAGGAGTACATCGACAACGAGAAGTTCGAGCTGAAGCCACGCGACTACGCCGCCGCCGAGCGGGCGGGGCGCTCGCTCGCGCCCTACCTGACCAAGCTGAACCGGATCCGGGAGCAGAACCCCGCCCTGCACTGGCTCCGCAACCTGCGCTTCCACGAGATCGACAACGGCGCGCTGCTGTGCTTCTCCAAGCGCGACGCCGACACCGGCAACACCGTGCTGGTCATCGTGTCGTTCGACGCTGCCAACGTGCAGTGGGGCAACACCACTCTGGACATGCCGGCCCTGGGCAAGGACTGGCACGACAAGCTCACGGTGGTCGACCAGATCACCGGTGCGACGTACGAGTGGGGGCAGTACAACGCGGTCCGGATCGATCCGTACGTCGAACCGGCGCACATCTTCGTGGTGCAGGCGGGGTAAGGGGACACCTGATGGA
Above is a genomic segment from Actinoplanes ianthinogenes containing:
- a CDS encoding alpha-1,4-glucan--maltose-1-phosphate maltosyltransferase — protein: MTGRFPIEDVTPAVSGGRYPAKAVVGELVPVSAVSYREGHHALGVNVVWRGPDGQTKPFTRMTPGTPGLDQWHATIRPDEVGRWTFTVEAFDDPYRTWRDAVVKKIGAGQGAEDLANDIAEGAEILDLATKIVPTEHEERVRAAAAALRDQQRSLFARVTPALDLEELLWHNPVRHLVTTTRSFALWVDRPRALYSAWYEFFPRSEGAEIGPDATPIRHGTFQTAALRLPAIAEMGFNVVYLPPIHPIGKINRKGRNNTLVARPEDVGSPWAIGSDEGGHDAIHPQLGTLEDFIAFREKAEELGMEVALDLALQAAPDHPWVREHPEFFTTKADGTIAYAENPPKKYQDIYPINWDNDYRTLRDEVYRVVMHWVNAGVKIFRVDNPHTKAVNFWQWLIPKVKETNPDVLFLAEAFTRPAMMNGLGKIGFTQSYTYFTWRTTAPEMREYMQQLLQSIDWMRPNFWPNTPDILHETLQHGGPPMFKIRAVLASMLTPSWGIYSGYELFEHVARPGSEEYIDNEKFELKPRDYAAAERAGRSLAPYLTKLNRIREQNPALHWLRNLRFHEIDNGALLCFSKRDADTGNTVLVIVSFDAANVQWGNTTLDMPALGKDWHDKLTVVDQITGATYEWGQYNAVRIDPYVEPAHIFVVQAG